From Halapricum desulfuricans, a single genomic window includes:
- a CDS encoding class 1 fructose-bisphosphatase — translation MNTIDRIERAVRETSHYLKRNLGTHAGKRGQTNPSDEVQTGADVWSDDLFFDALAPLDGVGNYTSEEREATVDCGDGYAIAIDPLDGSGNLASNNSVGTIVGVYESELPANGRDLVAAMMVLHGPYTTMTVARADSDVVQEYLLRDGHSERRGVFELPEDYTVVGLAGKPIDRSEAVNELAKELERDLKLRYGGATVADLAQVLEYGGLFGYPESNVYPEGKLRVHFEAAPLAYLVEAAGGASSDGGKSLLDVEPDGLHARTPTFLGNRELIDRVEAVLGSD, via the coding sequence ATGAACACGATCGACCGTATCGAGCGAGCGGTTCGGGAGACGTCACACTACTTGAAACGTAATCTCGGAACACACGCGGGCAAGCGGGGCCAGACGAACCCGAGCGACGAGGTCCAGACGGGGGCTGACGTCTGGTCGGACGACCTGTTTTTCGACGCCCTCGCTCCACTCGACGGTGTAGGAAATTATACCAGCGAGGAGCGTGAGGCGACCGTCGACTGCGGTGACGGCTACGCCATCGCGATCGATCCGCTGGACGGATCGGGCAACCTCGCGTCGAACAACTCCGTCGGGACGATCGTCGGCGTCTACGAGAGCGAACTGCCCGCGAACGGTCGCGATCTCGTGGCGGCGATGATGGTGTTACACGGCCCGTACACGACGATGACCGTCGCCCGGGCCGACAGCGACGTCGTCCAGGAGTACCTGCTTCGGGACGGCCACAGCGAGCGACGGGGCGTCTTCGAACTGCCCGAGGATTACACCGTCGTCGGCCTGGCGGGCAAGCCGATCGATCGATCGGAGGCTGTCAACGAACTCGCAAAGGAACTGGAGCGTGATCTCAAACTCCGGTACGGTGGCGCGACAGTCGCTGATCTCGCACAGGTGCTGGAGTACGGCGGTCTGTTCGGCTACCCTGAGTCGAATGTCTATCCCGAAGGCAAACTTCGGGTCCACTTCGAGGCCGCGCCGCTGGCGTATCTCGTCGAAGCGGCGGGCGGTGCCTCCAGCGATGGAGGGAAGTCGCTGCTGGATGTCGAACCGGACGGCCTCCACGCGCGGACGCCGACGTTCCTCGGCAACCGGGAACTGATCGACCGGGTTGAGGCGGTCCTCGGCAGCGACTAG
- a CDS encoding AIR synthase family protein translates to MVGKLDPEVLDAHVLSRTGAPDERVTLGPSPGEDAAAIDLGPDSLVVSSDPISLAAEAIGTLGVPIATNDVAATGADPAWLTSTIFLPSDDATQLETVTTQLDRAARELDVAIIGGHAEVLEDLSRPLLSLTAMGRTDDPIPTGGAQPGEELLLTAGAGIEGTAILATDFRDELDSVSEATLDRAAGFFEEISVLDAARSLWPTATGLHDPTEGGVLAGVYEIAQAAGATVELDREAVPIRPETRTICAAMGVDPLRIFGSGALLATVNPDDREQALGALANAGIEAAVVGRLVDGEPAVETGNERLLGPPRDDCYALWE, encoded by the coding sequence ATGGTCGGGAAACTCGACCCCGAAGTGCTCGATGCACACGTCCTCTCGCGGACCGGCGCACCCGACGAGCGCGTGACTCTCGGTCCGTCCCCGGGCGAGGACGCCGCCGCGATCGATCTCGGCCCGGATTCGCTTGTCGTTAGCTCCGATCCGATCTCGCTGGCTGCCGAAGCCATTGGCACGCTCGGCGTCCCGATCGCGACCAACGACGTCGCCGCGACCGGCGCAGATCCAGCCTGGCTCACGAGTACGATCTTCCTGCCAAGCGACGACGCGACGCAACTGGAAACTGTGACGACGCAACTCGATCGGGCCGCCCGCGAACTCGACGTGGCCATTATCGGCGGACACGCCGAAGTACTGGAGGACCTCTCGCGACCGCTACTCTCGCTGACGGCGATGGGCCGCACCGACGATCCCATCCCGACCGGCGGGGCACAGCCGGGCGAGGAACTCCTGTTGACTGCCGGGGCCGGGATCGAGGGGACGGCCATCCTCGCGACCGACTTCCGGGACGAACTCGATTCAGTTTCCGAAGCGACGCTCGATCGCGCGGCCGGATTCTTCGAGGAGATCAGCGTCCTCGACGCGGCGCGGTCGCTGTGGCCGACCGCAACGGGATTGCACGATCCGACTGAAGGCGGGGTCCTGGCGGGCGTCTACGAGATCGCCCAGGCCGCTGGCGCGACCGTCGAACTCGACCGGGAAGCGGTTCCGATCCGTCCGGAGACGCGGACGATCTGTGCGGCGATGGGTGTCGACCCGCTGCGGATCTTCGGATCGGGCGCGTTACTGGCGACCGTCAACCCGGACGACCGCGAGCAGGCCCTTGGTGCGCTCGCTAACGCGGGGATCGAGGCGGCGGTAGTGGGCCGACTCGTGGACGGCGAGCCGGCCGTCGAAACGGGTAACGAGCGACTGCTCGGCCCGCCCAGAGACGACTGCTACGCCCTCTGGGAATGA
- the pdxS gene encoding pyridoxal 5'-phosphate synthase lyase subunit PdxS, translated as MPEDLEDLKRGTELVKRGFAKMQKGGVIMDVVDREQARIAEDVGAVAVMSLEAVPADIRKRGGVARMADPADVEEIIDEVSIPVMGKSRIGHTKEAEILEATGVDMIDESEVLTPADDRYHIDKRDFTSPFVCGARNLGEALRRIDEGAAMIRTKGEAGTGDVNQAVHHQRNIKGSIRKLEGMTHEEREKWAREHEAPADLVHETAEMGRLPVVNFAAGGIATPADAALMMHHGCDGIFVGSGIFGAEDPEAMGTAIVEAVNNWDDPEKLAEISSNIGSGMKGDANADLPEEEKLQGRGV; from the coding sequence ATGCCAGAAGATCTCGAAGATCTCAAGCGCGGGACCGAACTGGTCAAGCGCGGCTTCGCGAAGATGCAGAAGGGCGGCGTCATCATGGACGTCGTCGACCGAGAACAGGCTCGCATCGCCGAGGACGTCGGCGCGGTCGCGGTTATGTCTCTGGAGGCCGTCCCGGCGGACATCCGCAAGCGCGGCGGCGTCGCCCGGATGGCCGACCCCGCGGACGTCGAGGAGATCATCGACGAGGTATCGATCCCGGTGATGGGCAAGTCCCGGATCGGCCACACCAAGGAAGCCGAGATCCTCGAAGCCACCGGCGTCGACATGATCGACGAGTCGGAGGTCCTGACGCCCGCCGACGACCGCTATCACATCGACAAGCGCGATTTTACCTCGCCGTTCGTCTGTGGTGCACGCAACCTCGGCGAGGCGCTGCGCCGCATCGACGAGGGCGCGGCGATGATCCGCACGAAAGGCGAGGCCGGCACTGGCGACGTCAACCAGGCAGTCCACCACCAGCGCAACATCAAGGGATCGATCCGCAAGCTCGAGGGGATGACCCACGAGGAACGCGAGAAGTGGGCCCGCGAACACGAGGCGCCCGCCGATCTGGTCCACGAGACCGCCGAGATGGGCCGGCTCCCCGTGGTCAACTTCGCCGCCGGCGGGATCGCCACGCCCGCCGACGCTGCGCTGATGATGCACCACGGCTGTGACGGCATCTTCGTCGGCAGCGGTATCTTCGGGGCCGAGGACCCCGAAGCGATGGGGACGGCCATCGTCGAGGCCGTCAACAACTGGGACGACCCCGAGAAACTCGCCGAAATCTCCTCGAACATCGGCTCGGGCATGAAAGGCGACGCAAACGCCGACTTGCCCGAGGAAGAGAAACTGCAGGGTCGAGGTGTCTAG
- a CDS encoding CNNM domain-containing protein codes for MAITVETWLRLIGGVGLLLSNGFFVTTEFALTRVRQFDESEFVGQSRGLERAWNMTERLEIFLSGCQVGITISSIGLGVVAEPAVAAVMGPVLGAVGITSGGHTALSVLLAFSLINMLHVIVGEQAPTYLGIERAKFVAEYGSGPLYWWSKLMSPVILTADWVAKALLGLFGVEISRSWAEEEVEEGTEPTSRAELRSQMGERMSQMGMSTERVEEVIGALDIGETAVSDIMVDRESIVALSTEEDLDANLDRMDGTPHVRFPLVEDDFEAFVGVVYAPTVLHNIDELRAGETTLRELATSPMTVAADTAVSDLIDQFQAENQELALVLDGGEVVGLVTATDAFEEVLGELEDPMDREL; via the coding sequence ATGGCTATCACGGTGGAGACGTGGCTACGGCTGATCGGTGGCGTCGGTCTCCTGCTCAGTAACGGGTTTTTCGTCACGACCGAGTTCGCGCTGACCCGGGTCCGGCAGTTCGACGAATCGGAGTTCGTCGGACAGAGTCGCGGGCTCGAACGCGCCTGGAACATGACGGAGCGGCTCGAGATCTTTCTGTCGGGCTGTCAGGTCGGCATCACCATCAGCAGTATCGGCCTGGGCGTCGTCGCCGAACCCGCCGTCGCGGCCGTGATGGGCCCCGTGCTCGGTGCGGTTGGGATCACCAGTGGCGGACACACGGCCCTGTCGGTCCTGCTTGCATTCTCCTTGATCAACATGTTGCACGTCATCGTCGGCGAGCAGGCCCCAACCTATCTCGGCATCGAGCGCGCGAAATTCGTCGCCGAGTACGGCTCGGGCCCACTGTACTGGTGGTCGAAGCTCATGTCGCCGGTTATCCTAACTGCGGACTGGGTCGCGAAGGCGTTACTGGGGCTGTTCGGCGTCGAGATCTCTCGCTCGTGGGCCGAAGAGGAGGTCGAAGAGGGCACCGAACCCACGTCACGGGCCGAGCTTCGCAGTCAGATGGGCGAGCGTATGAGCCAGATGGGAATGTCAACCGAACGCGTCGAGGAGGTCATCGGCGCCCTCGATATCGGTGAGACGGCAGTCAGCGATATCATGGTCGACCGAGAGTCGATCGTCGCGCTATCCACGGAAGAGGATCTGGACGCCAATCTCGACCGGATGGACGGGACGCCACACGTCCGATTCCCACTAGTCGAAGACGATTTCGAAGCGTTCGTCGGCGTCGTCTACGCACCGACGGTGTTGCACAACATCGACGAACTGCGGGCCGGCGAGACGACGCTGCGGGAGCTGGCTACGTCGCCGATGACGGTCGCTGCCGATACGGCCGTCAGCGATCTCATCGACCAGTTCCAGGCCGAGAATCAGGAACTCGCGCTAGTGCTCGACGGCGGCGAGGTTGTCGGACTCGTCACCGCGACCGACGCGTTCGAGGAAGTGCTAGGTGAACTCGAGGATCCGATGGATCGAGAGCTCTAG
- a CDS encoding homoserine kinase: MLTVRAPATSANLGSGFDVFGVALSHPADVVRVERADRTTIDVTGAGSEFIPEDPDKNTVGAVAEALDAPAHIKIDKGIRPASGLGSSAASAAAAAVGLNELYDRGKTRKELVPIAAKGEAVVSGDAHDDNVAPAILGGFTIATPEGVTQVDADVPLVACLPEIVVSTRDARKVVPERTSVDQLIETVGNAATLTTGMHRDDPELIGRGMEDSVVTPARAKLIDGYSEVRRAALEAGSTGVTISGAGPGVLAACREDDQSRVASAMLDAFDDAGVEARAYQTRIGEGATIH, encoded by the coding sequence ATGCTGACAGTGCGGGCGCCGGCGACGAGTGCCAACCTGGGGAGTGGCTTCGACGTCTTCGGCGTGGCGCTCTCCCACCCGGCGGACGTAGTCCGCGTCGAGCGTGCCGACCGGACGACAATCGACGTGACGGGGGCGGGAAGCGAGTTCATTCCCGAGGATCCCGACAAGAACACGGTCGGTGCGGTCGCGGAGGCGCTCGATGCGCCCGCACATATCAAGATCGACAAGGGGATCCGCCCGGCCTCGGGGCTGGGATCTTCGGCTGCCAGCGCCGCCGCGGCCGCTGTCGGGCTCAACGAACTGTACGATCGGGGCAAGACCCGCAAAGAACTGGTGCCGATCGCCGCCAAGGGCGAGGCCGTCGTCTCCGGTGACGCTCACGACGACAACGTCGCGCCCGCGATCCTCGGCGGGTTCACGATCGCGACCCCCGAGGGCGTCACCCAGGTCGACGCCGACGTGCCGCTGGTGGCCTGCCTGCCCGAGATCGTCGTCTCCACCCGGGACGCCCGGAAAGTCGTCCCCGAGCGGACGAGCGTCGACCAGCTGATCGAGACGGTCGGTAACGCCGCGACGCTGACGACGGGGATGCATCGGGACGACCCCGAGTTGATCGGCCGGGGAATGGAGGACTCGGTCGTCACGCCGGCCCGCGCGAAACTCATCGACGGCTACAGCGAGGTCCGACGGGCCGCCCTGGAAGCCGGTAGTACGGGCGTGACGATCAGCGGTGCCGGTCCGGGGGTACTCGCGGCCTGTCGCGAGGACGACCAGTCACGGGTCGCCTCGGCGATGCTCGACGCCTTCGATGACGCCGGTGTCGAGGCCCGCGCTTACCAGACCCGGATCGGTGAGGGTGCGACGATTCACTGA
- a CDS encoding methyl-accepting chemotaxis protein — MSESTADISDTFAAQGLAERLREFVEYVPNGQTIPDGSWRSRHRSIVYLLFVHVPLLLALGLFEGTESLFSGATIPEIPLTYIVVELSVLLGLTLLSAWSRLPQRARTGLAATGLVSASAILVHFSGGFIEAHFHFFVVLGIVAVYEDWLPFGIGVGYVAAQHAVFGIVGGAAVYNHPAAIANPLSWALIHAAFVLCLSLALMINWYSIMRSREQAEQRLREAEEKTAEVESLAEKNEAIEAAREEAEEARAEAERQQAELAEMNERLEGAADTYSDAMARAADGDLRVRLDTETDSDAMAQIATAFNEMISEMEGTVEEIQTFAGTVSKASADAADGAAEIERASGEVSASVQEIARGADEQREMLGNVSGEMSDLSATVEEVASSAASVATTSQETAEIAEAGEAEAQNAIEDIRTVQASLASTVDGVETLDDRMDEIGEIVELIGDIAEQTNMLALNANIEAARAESGGTAGGDGFAVVANEVKQLAEETRTSAAEIQSLIEETQTQTETAVEEAREASDQMDDGVASVEAVVERFERVAENAERTDSGIQEISDATDEQAATAEETVSMVEEVSDISDATAGKAQDASAAAQQQTATVSEVSDSVGSLTDRAEQLQDLLARFETDGERVAHPQA; from the coding sequence TTTGCCGCACAGGGCCTCGCGGAGCGCCTCCGCGAGTTCGTCGAGTACGTCCCGAACGGGCAGACAATCCCGGACGGGAGCTGGCGCAGTCGGCACCGCAGCATCGTGTATCTCCTGTTTGTACACGTCCCGCTGCTACTCGCGCTCGGGCTGTTCGAGGGGACCGAATCGCTGTTCTCGGGGGCAACGATCCCCGAAATCCCGCTAACGTATATTGTAGTGGAGTTGAGCGTTCTACTTGGACTGACGCTGCTTTCCGCGTGGTCGCGGCTGCCCCAGCGGGCGCGGACGGGGCTCGCGGCAACCGGGCTGGTGTCAGCTTCGGCGATCCTAGTCCACTTCTCCGGCGGGTTCATCGAGGCGCACTTCCATTTCTTCGTCGTCCTGGGGATCGTAGCAGTCTACGAAGACTGGCTCCCCTTCGGGATCGGCGTCGGCTACGTCGCCGCACAGCACGCCGTCTTCGGAATCGTCGGCGGAGCCGCGGTGTACAACCACCCTGCGGCGATAGCGAACCCGCTGTCGTGGGCGCTTATCCACGCCGCCTTCGTGCTGTGTCTGTCGCTGGCGCTGATGATCAACTGGTACTCGATCATGCGCTCGCGCGAACAGGCCGAACAGCGGCTCCGAGAGGCGGAAGAAAAGACCGCCGAAGTAGAGTCCCTGGCGGAGAAAAACGAAGCTATCGAGGCTGCCCGCGAGGAAGCCGAGGAAGCCAGGGCCGAGGCCGAACGGCAGCAGGCAGAGCTCGCTGAGATGAACGAGCGGCTGGAGGGGGCGGCCGACACCTACAGCGATGCGATGGCACGGGCTGCCGACGGGGACCTGCGCGTCAGACTCGATACGGAAACCGACAGCGACGCAATGGCACAGATCGCGACGGCGTTCAACGAGATGATCTCCGAGATGGAAGGGACAGTCGAGGAGATCCAGACGTTCGCCGGCACAGTCAGCAAGGCGAGTGCGGACGCGGCCGACGGGGCAGCGGAAATAGAGCGTGCGAGCGGAGAGGTGAGTGCGTCCGTCCAAGAGATCGCCCGCGGGGCCGACGAACAGCGAGAGATGCTCGGGAACGTCTCGGGCGAGATGAGCGATCTCTCGGCGACGGTCGAGGAGGTCGCCTCGTCCGCGGCATCGGTCGCGACGACCTCACAGGAGACAGCGGAGATCGCCGAGGCAGGCGAAGCGGAGGCACAGAACGCTATCGAAGACATCCGAACGGTACAGGCATCGCTCGCCTCGACCGTCGACGGCGTCGAGACGCTGGACGATCGAATGGACGAGATCGGCGAGATCGTCGAGCTGATCGGCGACATCGCGGAGCAGACGAACATGCTGGCGCTCAACGCCAACATCGAAGCCGCTCGTGCCGAGTCCGGAGGAACAGCCGGCGGCGACGGCTTCGCAGTCGTCGCCAACGAAGTGAAGCAACTCGCAGAGGAAACGCGGACATCGGCCGCCGAGATCCAGTCACTGATCGAAGAGACCCAGACGCAGACCGAGACAGCGGTCGAAGAGGCTCGGGAAGCCAGCGACCAGATGGACGACGGCGTTGCGTCCGTCGAGGCTGTCGTCGAGCGGTTCGAACGGGTCGCCGAGAACGCCGAACGGACCGACAGTGGTATTCAGGAGATCAGCGACGCGACGGACGAGCAGGCGGCGACCGCCGAGGAGACGGTCTCGATGGTCGAGGAGGTGTCCGACATCAGCGATGCGACCGCCGGGAAAGCACAGGACGCCTCGGCGGCCGCACAGCAGCAGACGGCCACTGTGTCCGAGGTTTCGGACAGCGTCGGGTCGCTGACCGACCGCGCAGAGCAGTTACAGGACCTGCTCGCACGATTCGAGACTGATGGGGAGCGGGTAGCACATCCCCAGGCATGA